A stretch of Candidatus Methylomirabilota bacterium DNA encodes these proteins:
- a CDS encoding Clp1/GlmU family protein yields MTDPSWDAAVARAADARLILVIGETDTGKTSFTTFLAGTLLERGLSVGVVDADLGQSDIGPPTTVGLGRLRAPVERLGDAEVLGLYFVGSTSPQGHLLPTVLGTRMMAQKAVRLGFDRVVVDTSGMVQGEMGRLLKQHKIDLVEPDLVLCLQRNGECEHILRPYEASQRPTILRLASAGTTRRRSQEERRQHRERSLQAYFAGARPISLDLGRIVLRQPALYVGQPLPPRQVEDLATLLDDMVLWAERRGNELVLVTPDPLKEPQVRQIQKRHEDLGLQNYSLDDFQGVLAGLDDAQRETLGLGVVRSIDFAKQTLVVETAVPESEIAAVRLGRHKLR; encoded by the coding sequence GTGACCGACCCCTCCTGGGACGCGGCCGTCGCCCGCGCGGCCGACGCCCGGCTGATCCTCGTGATCGGTGAGACGGACACCGGGAAGACGAGCTTCACCACGTTCCTGGCCGGCACGCTCCTCGAGCGCGGGCTGTCCGTCGGGGTCGTGGACGCCGACCTGGGGCAGTCGGATATCGGCCCCCCGACCACGGTCGGGCTCGGGCGCCTCCGGGCGCCGGTCGAGCGGCTCGGCGACGCGGAGGTCCTCGGCCTTTACTTCGTCGGCTCCACCTCGCCCCAGGGACACCTCCTGCCGACCGTCCTGGGGACGCGGATGATGGCCCAGAAGGCGGTGCGACTCGGCTTCGACCGGGTCGTCGTCGACACGTCGGGCATGGTCCAGGGCGAGATGGGGCGCCTCCTCAAGCAGCACAAGATCGATCTCGTCGAGCCCGATCTCGTCCTGTGCCTCCAGCGCAACGGCGAATGCGAGCACATCCTCCGGCCCTACGAGGCGAGCCAGCGTCCGACGATCCTGCGCCTGGCCTCCGCGGGGACTACCCGCCGGCGCTCGCAGGAGGAGCGCCGGCAGCACCGAGAGCGGAGCCTCCAGGCCTACTTCGCCGGGGCCCGGCCGATCTCCCTCGATCTCGGTCGCATCGTGCTCCGGCAGCCGGCGCTCTACGTGGGTCAGCCGCTCCCGCCGCGCCAGGTCGAGGACCTCGCCACGCTCCTTGACGACATGGTGCTGTGGGCGGAGCGGCGCGGCAACGAGCTGGTCCTGGTGACTCCCGATCCGCTGAAGGAGCCGCAGGTCCGCCAGATCCAGAAGCGGCACGAAGACCTGGGGCTCCAGAACTACTCGCTCGACGACTTCCAGGGCGTCCTGGCCGGGCTCGACGACGCGCAGCGCGAGACGCTGGGGCTCGGCGTGGTGCGCTCGATCGACTTCGCCAAGCAGACGCTGGTGGTCGAGACGGCCGTGCCGGAGTCGGAGATCGCCGCGGTCCGCCTCGGCCGCCACAAGCTCCGCTGA
- a CDS encoding pyridoxal phosphate-dependent aminotransferase, translated as MLADRARRLQPSPTLAITAKARAMRAQGLDVISFGAGEPDFDTPERVKAAAIRALAEGQTKYTETSGIPELRAAVCAKLKRDNGLDYQPADIVVSVGAKHTLYNICAVLVGPGDEVLVPAPYWVSYTEQVRLCEGTPVIVPTDEARGFQLDLAALRAAVTPRTKLLILNSPNNPTGAVYSRADLQAVAALAVERGVWVVSDECYEALSYEDRAPSIAGLGPEIKTRALVVQTCSKAYAMTGWRIGYAAGPREVIRAIGDFQSQCTSNPASIAQWAAVEALGGPQDEVAKMAGEFDRRRRAIVDGLNRIPGIRCGMPQGAFYAFPDVSGLFGRRLGDQRLGSSADVAAFLLDEARVAVVPGADFGSDRHVRLSYACGLDTIREGLARIAAACRRLEG; from the coding sequence ATGCTGGCTGACCGTGCCCGGCGCCTGCAGCCGTCCCCGACGCTCGCCATCACCGCCAAGGCGCGGGCCATGCGGGCTCAGGGCCTCGACGTCATCTCCTTCGGCGCGGGCGAGCCCGACTTCGACACGCCCGAGCGCGTGAAAGCCGCCGCCATCCGGGCGCTCGCCGAAGGCCAGACGAAGTACACGGAGACCTCCGGCATCCCGGAGCTGCGGGCCGCCGTGTGCGCCAAGCTCAAGCGCGACAACGGGCTCGACTACCAGCCGGCCGACATCGTCGTCTCGGTGGGCGCCAAGCACACGCTCTACAACATCTGCGCGGTGCTGGTCGGGCCCGGCGACGAGGTCCTGGTGCCGGCGCCTTACTGGGTGAGCTACACCGAGCAAGTGCGTCTCTGCGAGGGGACGCCCGTGATCGTCCCGACCGACGAGGCGCGCGGCTTCCAGCTCGATCTGGCGGCGCTCCGCGCCGCGGTGACGCCGCGGACGAAGCTCCTCATCCTGAACAGCCCGAACAACCCGACGGGCGCCGTTTACTCGCGCGCCGACCTCCAGGCGGTGGCCGCGCTGGCCGTCGAGCGGGGCGTGTGGGTCGTCTCCGACGAGTGCTACGAGGCCCTCTCCTACGAGGACCGGGCGCCGTCCATCGCCGGGCTCGGCCCCGAGATCAAGACCCGCGCGCTCGTCGTGCAGACCTGCTCCAAGGCGTATGCGATGACCGGCTGGCGCATCGGCTATGCCGCCGGGCCCCGCGAGGTGATCCGCGCGATCGGTGATTTCCAGAGCCAGTGCACCTCGAACCCGGCGTCCATCGCCCAGTGGGCCGCGGTCGAGGCGCTGGGCGGTCCGCAGGACGAGGTGGCCAAGATGGCCGGCGAGTTCGACCGGCGCCGGCGTGCGATCGTCGACGGACTCAACCGCATCCCCGGGATCCGCTGCGGGATGCCGCAGGGGGCGTTCTACGCGTTTCCCGACGTCTCCGGCCTCTTCGGCCGTCGCCTCGGCGACCAGCGCCTCGGGAGCTCGGCCGACGTCGCGGCCTTCCTCCTGGACGAGGCGCGCGTGGCCGTGGTCCCCGGCGCCGACTTCGGCTCGGACCGCCACGTCCGCCTCTCGTACGCGTGCGGCCTCGACACGATCCGAGAAGGTCTGGCCCGGATCGCCGCCGCCTGCCGGCGGCTCGAGGGATGA